One part of the Nymphaea colorata isolate Beijing-Zhang1983 chromosome 8, ASM883128v2, whole genome shotgun sequence genome encodes these proteins:
- the LOC116259378 gene encoding LOW QUALITY PROTEIN: protein ALTERED PHOSPHATE STARVATION RESPONSE 1 (The sequence of the model RefSeq protein was modified relative to this genomic sequence to represent the inferred CDS: deleted 2 bases in 1 codon) — protein MGCASSKAEKDEALLLCKERKKFMKIVIDRRYGLAAAHVAYIQSLHKAGDSLLRFAKAEAMPESSTSTYATTETTEPQIAFADKSSPSHSSNFPSPLPGGAPVGGGIDSPQQGSPLSPIFLSPQSRSTVSFMKSGGLWSLQLSSRDRPSLALLGSWKIPITLCPLLYSLRDHLPGWIHRGISSIVEDSDNLHSTIGGDGFSMPYESSDNNSPIRSSQNQRSRIAHAYTFSGFPSERLDTGTPPEKQEARNPKKHSKVHDDGGHENMLVAEAEEVPSASNALEVRQSRKEGNAVDEKEMASEREDASEFITHRAKDFLSSIEEIKNWFQRACEAGKEVSRMLEANKVQPTCTEFRDGPQLVTKVISWHRSTSSRSFSSRSPLVFAPKDDIDDSSSDFVEDFCMISGSHSSTLDRMYAWERKLHDEVKASESVRREYDRKCGQLRHQFARDLKKHVIDKTRAAVKDLYSRTNVAIQALESISKRIEKLRDEELQPQLLELIQGSIRMWKIMLECHHAQYITISLAYHTKTSAGAHTDSRRDAALNLENEMSCLSASFTNYLDAQKSYVQALNCWLTKCVRIPVEKSTRRGRNPFSPRRALAPPIFVLCRDWSAAFDTLPAGEVLNAVKALTVDVHGMSPQPDEDQKPRKKGSKNLDSGVEQDGQEDKSSKTSEVGMQSNLSSIQSNLILMFDKLKKFAEASLKMYEDIRQGMEAACIAYNGSGKRVL, from the exons atgggGTGTGCTAGCTCGAAAGCGGAGAAAGATGAAGCATTGTTGCTGTGTAAGGAGAGGAAGAAATTCATGAAGATTGTCATTGATCGAAGGTACGGTCTGGCTGCTGCCCATGTCGCCTACATCCAATCCCTGCACAAAGCTGGGGATTCCCTCCTGCGTTTTGCCAAAGCCGAAGCAATGCCGGAATCCTCCACCTCAACTTATGCAACCACCGAGACCACTGAGCCCCAGATTGCTTTTGCGGACAAATCCTCGCCCTCTCACTCCTCTAACTTCCCTTCCCCCCTTCCTGGCGGAGCTCCGGTCGGCGGCGGCATTGATTCACCCCAACAGGGAAGCCCATTGTCGCCGATTTTTCTGTCGCCTCAGAGTCGCTCCACTGTTAGTTTCATGAAGTCTGGGGGACTGTGGTCGCTTCAACTTTCCAGCAGAGACCGCCCGAGCTTGGCTCTGTTGGGTTCGTGGAAGATTCCGATTACACTATGTCCCCTACTTTATTCCCTCCGCGACCACCTCCCGGGATGGATCCATCGTGGGATTTCTTCGATC GTCGAAGATTCTGATAATCTTCACTCGACTATAGGAGGGGATGGTTTCTCTATGCCATACGAAAGTTCGGATAACAATTCGCCCATTCGGAGCTCCCAAAACCAGCGTTCCAGGATCGCTCACGCTTATACTTTCAGTGGGTTTCCTTCTGAGAGATTGGATACGGGAACTCCGCCGGAGAAACAAGAAGCTAGAAATCCGAAGAAACACAGCAAAGTTCATGATGATGGTGGCCATGAGAACATGTTGGTTGCGGAGGCAGAGGAGGTGCCATCTGCTAGCAATGCATTAGAGGTCAGACAATCCAGGAAGGAAGGCAATGCAGTGGACGAAAAGGAAATGGCATCAGAAAGAGAGGATGCATCGGAATTCATTACACACAGGGCCAAGGATTTCTTATCAAGCATTGAGGAAATTAAAAACTGGTTCCAACGGGCCTGTGAGGCAGGAAAGGAAGTATCCAGGATGCTAGAAGCCAACAAAGTTCAACCTACCTGTACGGAATTTAGAG ATGGTCCCCAACTTGTTACCAAGGTTATTTCTTGGCATCGATCCACATCATCACGCTCATTCTCATCTAGGAGTCCTCTTGTTTTTGCACCGAAAGATGATATTGATGACAGTAGCAGTGACTTTGTTGAGGATTTCTGCATGATCTCGGGTAGCCATTCATCTACTCTGGACAGAATGTACGCATGGGAGAGGAAACTTCATGATGAAGTAAAG GCCAGTGAATCTGTAAGAAGGGAGTACGATAGAAAATGTGGTCAACTCAGGCATCAGTTTGCAAGAGACCTTAAGAAACATGTGATTGACAAGACTAGGGCTGCTGTTAAGGATTTATATTCGAGGACTAATGTTGCTATTCAGGCACTGGAGTCAATATCCAAGAGAATTGAGAAATTGAGGGATGAAGAGCTTCAGCCGCAATTATTGGAGCTGATACAGGG GTCAATCAGAATGTGGAAAATAATGCTTGAGTGCCACCATGCACAGTATATCACTATCTCATTGGCATACCACACAAAAACCTCTGCTGGAGCCCATACTGATTCTAGAAGGGATGCAGCTCTTAATCTGGAAAATGAAATGAGTTGCCTGAGTGCAAGTTTTACAAATTATTTAGATGCACAAAAGTCTTATGTTCAGGCGCTTAACTGCTGGCTCACAAAATGTGTAAGGATCCCAGTGGAGAAATCCACCAGGCGCGGAAGAAACCCATTTTCACCTCGTCGTGCTCTTGCACCCCCTATATTTGTTCTGTGTCGTGACTGGTCAGCTGCATTTGATACCCTGCCGGCAGGGGAAGTCTTAAACGCCGTTAAAGCTTTGACTGTAGATGTTCATGGGATGTCTCCGCAGCCAGATGAAGATCAGAAGCCACGAAAGAAAGGATCCAAAAATTTGGACAGTGGTGTGGAACAAGATGGTCAAGAAGACAAGTCCAGTAAAACATCAGAAGTGGGGATGCAATCTAATTTGAGCAGCATACAGTCAAATTTAATTCTAATGTTTGACAAGCTGAAGAAATTTGCGGAGGCATCCTTGAAGATGTATGAAGATATACGGCAGGGAATGGAGGCTGCCTGCATTGCATATAATGGCAGTGGCAAAAGGGTATTATAG
- the LOC116259566 gene encoding pentatricopeptide repeat-containing protein At1g08070, chloroplastic-like: protein MAMMMMMGSSPCGFENVTRQRFQAAAHVRPPPLLHLLRRCSSPEDLSRIHALVVKIGGPPHLTSHLLKAAVEVESATLRLPSSLFARISRPDISAFNVMVRGYAQSESPLEALLLYSTMLETSVVPDRHTFLFIIKACGRLNLLQEAMAVHGHVVKAGFSCDVFVLTALIHAYAIVGRLESARQLFDQMPERDVVSWNALISGYCRGGRVGDARKLFDEMPVQKTLASWNAIIAGYVQNELYRKALMVLNDMQCKKVKMDVVTVISALSACASLGALTIGEWLHKYVARIFKCHVISWNPVSGQLIGEELQERMSRAKTLTEGHDKRLALGNALISMYSKCGHINKALLVFEAMPVKNVISWTSIIDGCALHGEGRRALNLFNRMKKTVVIPNAVTYVAVLRACSHSGLVNEGMLYFDEMLTEYGIEPQVEHYGCMVDLFCRAGMLDAAYEFTMSMPVQPDVVTWRNLLCGCRTHGDHQLGRIVADHIMQRGLQEEEGLCVLISSIYAAGGRWEDAAYVRKKMKRCGIRKTPGCSSIEVDNMVHEFVKGDKSHPKTREIYDMIADMMKNLRYSENCSPNFFD from the coding sequence ATGgcaatgatgatgatgatgggcAGTAGCCCCTGCGGCTTTGAAAATGTGACACGGCAGCGCTTCCAGGCGGCTGCACATGTACGGCCGCCACCTCTCCTCCACCTGCTCCGCCGATGTTCCTCGCCGGAAGACCTCAGCCGAATTCACGCGCTGGTCGTGAAGATTGGGGGCCCTCCCCACCTCACCTCCCACCTCCTCAAGGCTGCCGTGGAGGTTGAATCCGCCACCCTTCGACTCCCCTCGTCTCTGTTCGCCCGCATCTCCCGCCCGGACATCTCCGCGTTCAATGTCATGGTTCGAGGGTACGCGCAGAGCGAGTCGCCCCTGGAAGCGCTGCTTCTTTACTCGACAATGCTCGAGACATCCGTCGTTCCCGATCGCCACACTTTCCTGTTCATCATCAAGGCCTGCGGCCGCTTGAACCTCCTTCAGGAGGCCATGGCCGTTCATGGTCACGTCGTGAAAGCTGGCTTTAGCTGCGACGTCTTCGTCCTGACGGCACTGATACATGCTTATGCAATTGTCGGACGGTTGGAGTCTGCGCGCCAGTTGTTCGACCAAATGCCCGAGCGGGATGTTGTCTCTTGGAATGCGTTGATTAGTGGGTACTGTCGTGGTGGCCGGGTCGGCGACGCACggaaattgtttgatgaaatgcctgtTCAGAAGACGCTGGCTTCTTGGAACGCAATAATTGCTGGTTATGTACAGAATGAGTTATATAGGAAGGCTTTAATGGTTTTGAATGACATGCAATGCAAGAAAGTGAAAATGGATGTGGTCACTGTGATAAGTGCATTATCGGCATGCGCTAGCTTGGGTGCATTGACAATAGGAGAATGGTTGCATAAGTACGTCGCCAGAATTTTCAAGTGTCACGTGATTTCCTGGAATCCAGTTTCAGGTCAACTGATTGGAGAAGAGCTTCAGGAACGCATGTCTCGTGCGAAAACATTGACTGAAGGACATGACAAAAGGCTCGCGCTTGGAAACGCACTGATTAGTATGTACTCTAAATGTGGACATATTAACAAAGCTCTGCTTGTTTTTGAGGCAATGCCTGTGAAGAATGTCATCTCCTGGACATCGATAATCGATGGTTGTGCTCTTCATGGAGAAGGAAGGAGGGCGTTGAATCTCTTTAATAGAATGAAGAAGACCGTCGTGATTCCTAACGCCGTAACTTATGTGGCAGTTCTACGTGCCTGCAGCCATTCAGGCTTAGTGAACGAGGGAATGCTTTATTTTGATGAGATGTTGACCGAATATGGAATCGAGCCACAGGTTGAGCATTATGGTTGTATGGTTGATCTGTTTTGCCGAGCAGGAATGCTAGATGCTGCTTATGAGTTCACGATGAGCATGCCTGTACAGCCTGATGTTGTTACTTGGCGAAATTTGCTTTGTGGTTGCAGAACTCATGGCGACCACCAACTGGGTAGAATTGTGGCCGATCATATTATGCAGAGGGGGttgcaggaagaagaagggctCTGCGTTCTTATTTCCAGTATTTATGCTGCTGGTGGAAGGTGGGAAGATGCAGCCTATGTGaggaaaaagatgaagagaTGCGGAATTAGAAAAACACCTGGTTGCAGCTCTATTGAAGTGGACAACATGGTCCACGAGTTTGTGAAAGGAGACAAATCCCATCCTAAGACCAGGGAAATCTATGATATGATTGCAGATATGATGAAGAATCTAAGATATAGTGAGAATTGTTCTCCAAATTTCTTTGACTAA